Genomic window (Leisingera methylohalidivorans DSM 14336):
TCTTCAATTCCTGCAACGGCACTCAATACCTCCGCCAGGAAGATGTCCAGTGCGGCACAAAGGCTGGCCCACCCGGCATTCTTATGGTTAAGCGTAGCGGATCGCCTTTATAAGGTACCGCGAAGCCTCAACAAAGCTTCTCACCGACGGGAGTGCGGGAATGACGCTATGGAACCAGTTGCTGTTGGGTTCGATCAATCTGAGTGTCTGTATGATACTCGAAATCTCGGTTCTGGTTTTTTGCTCGGCTGTGCTGAACAGGCTGTCGGCAGGATTTGCCAAACCTTTTAAGCCTTGGCAGGTCGGGCTCATGCTTGTGGTGGCTATCTTCATCATTCTGGGCGGTCATACGGCGCAGATCTGGATTTGGTCCGCCGCTTTTGTCCTGGTCGGTGCGCTCGGCGACTGGAACACATCAGTGTATTTCTCGCTGACAACCTATACAACGCTTGGCTACGGCGACGTTGTGCTGGGTCCAGCGCTGCGGATTTTTGCCGCTTTTGGTGCTGTCACCGGATTATTCGCGTTTGGAATCAGCACGGCCTTTCTGGTCAGCGCAATGGGACGGCTGTTTTCCTTGAACGGTGAAGCACATAGCGAAAAAGATTAAAGCACAGGGGCCAGCAGGCGTGTCACGGGGGCCAGCAATCGTATGGGCCATGCCTGCTGGTCCAGCGGCTGTGTAAGCTCAATAGAACGCTGGAAATCCCTGGCCAGCATTTCGGACATTTCACGCGCCGACCGCGGGTCGAAAAACAACGCCATGGTTTCAAAATTCAGCCGGAACGACCGGTAATCAAGGTTGGCCGTTCCCGCACCCGAAATCCTGTCATCGATGACAAAACATTTCTGATGCATGAAACCGCCCTGATAGCGCAGGATATGGACGCCTGCCTCCCGCAGTTCATCAAAGAATGCAAAACCTGCAAGCCAAGGCAGGTGGTGATCAATGGAATCCGGTAATAGAATCCGGACATCCAGCCCGCGTAGCGCAGCATGTTTCAAAGCGGCAAGCACCTCCTGATCCGGGACCAGGTAAGGGGACGCCATCCACACCCGTTCCTGTGCTGCGGTGATCACCGAGAAAAACAGCATGGATCCGTTGCCGTCGGTATCGCCGGGTCCGGTTGAGACAATCAAGCCCGTCCGGTCTTGCGGTGACAGTTCAGCCTTCCAGTTCAACAGGTCCAGGATTGGCTCTTGCGTGTGCCAGTGCCAATCCTCGGCAAAGGAGAGCTGCAACTGCTGAACAACCGGCCCGGTAAGCCGCACATGCGTGTCCCGCCATGGTCCCATTACAGGGTTCAGCCCCATGTACTCCTCGCCGGCATTCAGGCCGCCGGTAAAGCCGGTCCGGCCATCCACAATGACGGTCTTACGGTGGTTCCGGAAATTGATGCGCAGCCGGTGCCAAGGCGGCCGTTGAACTGCGGGATCAATCATGTTCACACCGGCTGTTTCCAGCGCGCGGGCAAAGCCGCGGGTCAGCTTCCGGCTGCCGATGCTGTCTGTCATAAACCAAACCGTCACACCGCGTTCAGCGGCTTCTATCAGCTTGGCCTGAAGCTTCCTTCCGACAGTGTCCGCACGCAGAATATAGTATTGAACCAGGATATATTCTTGCGCTTCATCAATCGCTTCGAAGATGGAGTTGAACGTATTTTCACCATCGACCAACAGTTCCAATCCGTTTCCGTGGCAAATGTTCATGCCGGCAATGGCTTCAAAGGGCGCTGCGTTCACCGGCAATGTCCGCGACTTTCCGGATCGGGCACTGGTATACTTCCGGGTAGCAACAACAGCCTGTTCCGCGGCGCGGCGGGCCGTCCAATATCCTTTGAACCGATGGTGGCCGAAAATCATATAGGCGGGCAGGGCGGCTATCGGCGCAGCCAGCAGAAAGACGGCCCAGCCAATGGCCCCTTGCGGCGTGCGCGCGGTGCGGGCTGCTTGAAGGGCTGCAAGCCCGGCAGCCGCCCAGGTTGCGGCAATAGCCACGGTGCTGAGAACAATCCAAAACATCTGAAGGTCCTAAGATAGCGCTTTGATTTCAAGTTAGTACTGAATGGCGGTGCCTGCTATACCCGGCCGGGCCGCGGCGGGCGGAAATCAAGGCCTATGATCTTTGCCGCTGGCAATTTCCCAATGGTTATGGAACCTTGCCGCTATGCCGATCCTGCCGCCCTTTCGCTGCTGGCCTGCAGCCCTGCTGGACGCCGCCCGCCGTTTCAACCGGAAAAACGGCTGGGTGATGAGCAGCCATATCGCCATGTCGATGATGCTGGCGTTGTTTCCATTTGTTCTGTTTACAGTGGCGCTGGCGGGGACAGTCGCCGGTTTACTGTCGCAGGAATTTGCCATGAAAACCATGATGGAACAGCTGTTCAGCGTTTGGCCGGACGCGGTGGCACGGCCGATTCTGACCGAGCTGGAGGCGGTGTTGCAGACATCGAATACCCAGCTTGTCACCTTTGGCGGACTGTTAGCGCTCTATTTTGCGTCGAATGGCGTCGATGCTGTCCGCACAGCCATGGTGCAGGCCTACCATGATACAGATACAAGACCGTTCTGGCGGTCGAGGGCGCTGTGTATCGGGCTGGTCATTCTGGGCGGTGCAGGTATCCTGGCCGTCACAGTGTTTGAAGTGATAGTGCCGCTCTATGTCAGGCACATCGCGCAATTGCTGCCCTTCGACAACGTTCCAAACGGTTGGGAGAAAGGCTTGAGAGGCGCTCTGGCACTGGCCCTTCCTACTGGTGCGGTGCTCGCGTTTCATGTGCTGTTGCCGGGCCGGGTGCACCGATTGCGGCGGATCCTGCCGGGGGCGATCCTGACGCTTCTGCTATGGCTCGCCTGCGGCAGCGGCTTTGCGTTTTACGTTGGTTCTTTCGCGCAATACTCGGCCACATACGCCGGGCTTGCCGGAGCTATGGCCGCAATGATCTTCCTCTATCTGAATTCGGCCATCCTGATCCTGGGGGCCGAATTCAACGGTGCACTGATCGAGATTGCCAACGGGATGGGCCGGTCGTGAAGCCTGCGGATTTCCAGCAACTGTTTCCGTTTCTTCAACAATAAGGCAGATCTGCCCCATTTGAGCCCATCTTGCGGCCAAATTACCTTTTAGATCTGCAGGACACAGCGATTCCAGAAGGGGCCATCATGACGAAACTGCAAAGCAAACTTCGCCACACGCGCCTGTTTGATCTGATGCGCCAGCGTGAAATGGCCCGTGATGCCAGCCGTAAGCTGCGGGTGTCCCGGCTGACCGATGGCGAGGGAGATGAGGCTATCCTGCTGCGCGACCTTGCGACCCGGTCTCTGACCGCACCGCACAGCCGCCGAATTTAACGGGGCCTTAGCCCCGGAACCCGGTTGCAACCACAAATTTTTCGGAGCTGTCCGACCTTGAGGACGGCGGCTTCATGTTGGTCACCTTGGTGAACTTCTGCTTCAACAGCTTCTGCAGTTCTCCTTCGGCACCGCCGGCCAGGACCTTGGCCACAAAGGTGCCGCCCTCTTCCAGCACGTCAAAGGCAAAGTAGGCCGCGGTTTCACACAGCGAGATGATCCGCATGTGATCGGTCTGCTTGTGACCGGAACTGGCCGCCGCCATGTCGGACATCACCACATCGGCCCGGCCGCCCAGCCATTCCTTGACCTGATCATCGGCGCCGTCATCCATGAAATCGAGCTGATGGAACTCAGCACCGGCCAGCGGTTCGACCTCCTGCAGGTCGACGCCGATAATGCGGCCCACGGCCTTGCCCTGTTTCTCGCCCAAGGCATTGATGCGCTTCACTGCCACCTGCGCCCAGCCGCCAGGCGCACAGCCCAGATCGACGATCCGGGCGCCGGGCACCAGAAAGCGGTATTTGTCGTCCAGTTCCATGATCTTGTAGGCCGCGCGCCCGCGGTAGCCTTCGGCCTGGGCCCGCTTGACATAGGGATCATTCAACTGGCGCTGCAGCCAAAGCGTCGAGCTGAGCTTACGCCCGCGCGCGGATTTCACCTTGACCTTCAGATCGCGCTGACCGCGTCCGGATGTATTCTTACCTGTCGGCGTCTTTGCCATCATCGTCACCATTTGCGCCGGTGCGCGGAATCCTAAGAAAACTCCGGCCCGGAAAAATCCAATTTCTCCGGCCCCGCCTAATAGGGGCCGTCCTCCAGAACGCCATCCGCACTCATCTGTGCATAAAGCAGACCCTCACGCAGGCCGCGGTCCGCAACTGACAGCCGGTCGGTCGGCCAGCAGCGCAGCAATGCCTGCAGGATAGCTGAACCAGACATGATCAGGGCCTGCCGGTCCTCGCCGATGCGGGGATCACGGCGGCGGCCCAGAGGCCCGAGTTCTAGATAACTCCGGATCACTTTGTCAATCTGATCGCTGGTCATCCGCAACCCGTCCACCTTGGTCCGGTCATACCGTTTCAGCCCCAAATGCGACGCCGCGACTGTTGTGACAGTGCCCGATGTGCCGACGATCTGAAAACCGGCCCGGGTCTGCTCATCCTTGTAAGGCGCAAAGTCAGCCAGGTTTTCCTCAAAAAACCAGCTCATCAGCGCAAAGCGGGCGGCGTCGTCCTCCACATCGTTGAACTGATCGCGCAAAGTGGCGACCCCCAGAGGCACGGAAATCCAATCCACCACCTTTGCCGTGGGAAACGGGCTTTCTGTAGAATTGAACCCGTTATGCAACCGCATGATCGCAGAGGGGCGGTCGCGCCGCGGGACTGACGAGATGTCGATCCACACCAATTCGGTCGAGCCGCCGCCGATATCGACCACCAGCAGCTGATCGGTTTTGGTCGAGACCAGCGGCGCGCAGGAAATCACTGCCAGACGCGCTTCTTCTTCCGGCTGGATGATTTCAAGCGTCAGACCGGTTTCCCGCTTCACCTGGCGGATGAATTCGCGGGCGTTCTTTGCCCGGCGGCAGGCCTCGGTCGCCACCAGCCGCATCCGCCTGACCTTGTTGCGTTTCAGTTTCTGCTGGCAAATCCGCAATGCCTGAATGGTGCGCGCCATCGACGACCGCGACAAGCGTCCGGTCCGCTCCAGTCCGGCGCCGAGCTGCACCGACTTGGAGAAACTGTCGACCACATGGATGCCGCTGCCCTTGGGCTGGGCGATCAGCATGCGGCAGCTATTTGTACCCAGATCCAGCGCAGCATACAGCGCATCTGGATCGGGCCGGGCCGGTGCAGGGGTTTCAACCGCTTTGGGAAACGCGCCCGCACCTTTCGAGCGCCTGGGCGCCATGATTCACGCCCTCCGATTATCGTGTTAACGACAACAATAGGTGCGCCGGTGCAGCGGCGCAAGCGCCAGACGGCAGAAGTAGCGCGATTTCCGCTGCTTCGAGGAAATCTCATAATCCACATGAATATTTTGGCAAGAAACCCCTGTAGCTTTCGCAAGGGCACAAAGCTAGTGTCCCGGCAGCAAAACGTCGCTCAATCCCATCGTGTTGTCGAAAATCGACCAACGTGCGGGCGGCCGCCGCTCTAGAACGTGGTCTATCCAGGCTAGGAGGAATGTAAGGCATGCCCGACGTAACGATCGTTTACTGGCGCGATATCCCGGCGCAGGTCATCGTTGGCAAAGGCCGCCGCGGGGCCAAGCGCCAGCTCGAAGAACGGTTCGAGCAGGCCATCGACCGCGCAGCCATGAAGGTGAACGCCAAAGACGCGGACGCCTATCTTGCCGAGTGGCGCAAGGCCGCGCCATATACCGCCGAAGGTGAAGCGGCTGAGATCGCCGAAGCCGAGGCAACCCGCCTGGAAACGGAATACGATCAGGACCGCCTGAAAACTCTGATTGCAAATGACGGATGGGCGTGAGCCTGAATACCACTATGGGAGGCCGCGATGGCTTTGCTGAACTTTAAGAAACGCGATTCTGGTGCTGGCCAGTCTGTCACCCCCGAAATGGAAGCCTTTCTGAAAGGCTATTCCATTGAGGTGATGCCGCGTACCGCGGCCAAGGTCGACGACTTCCGCGACCTTCTGCCGGCCGGCACCCGTGTCTATGTCGCGCATATCGAAGGCACCCCGATTGAAGACATGGTCGACACCGCCAAGCGCATTGCCGGCGAAGGCTATGATGTGATGCCGCACTTCCCGGCGCGTATCATTAAAGACAAAGCAACGCTTGGCGACTGGATCGCCCGTTACCAGGGCGAAGCCGGCGTCAAGCAGGGCCTGATCCTGGCCGGCGGTGTTGCCAAGCCGCAGGGCGAGTTCGACTCCTCGATGCAGCTCCTGGAAACCGGTCTGTTCGACGAGGCAGGCTTTACCAATCTGCATGTTGCTGGCCACCCTGAGCCCAACCTGGACATCGACCCCAAGGGCGGCCGTGCCAACACCTATGCGGCGCTGGACTGGAAACAGGAATTCTCCAAGCGCACCGACGCCGAAATGGCGCTGGCAACCCAGTTCTGCTTTGAAGCGCAGCCGGTGATCGACTGGGTGAACGAACTGACCGAGCGCGGCATGAACCTGCCGGTCCACATCGGCATCGCCGGCCCGGCCAAGCTGCAGACCATGATCAAATTCGCCATCGCCTGCGGCGTCGGCCCGTCGCTGAAAGTTCTGCAGAAACGTGCTAAGGACGTCTCCAAGCTGCTGCTCCCGCATGAGCCGGGCGAAGTGCTTGCGGATCTGGCGGCGCACAAGGCAGCCAATCCGGATTTCGCAATCGAGAAGGTCCACTTCTTCCCGCTGGGCGGCATCAAGACCAATGCCACCTGGGCCATCAACAACGGCGGCGCCTCGGCGAAGCCGGTCAACTCCTAAGGATCAACAATGACCCGTACAGTCGTAGAATCAAAAACTAAAACCGCGATCCTGGGCTTTGACGAGCCGTTCTGCGTCATTGGAGAGCGCATCAATCCGACCGGCCGTAAAAAACTGGCGGCCGAGCTGGAAGCCGGCGATTTTTCCACCGTCGAGAAAGATGCCGTCGCTCAGGTTCTGGCCGGTGCGACAGTGCTCGATATCAACGCAGGCGTGGTCTACAACTCGAACCCGAATCCGAACGAGACCGAGCCGCCGCTGATGAAAAAGATCGTCGAGCTGGTGCAGGGCCTGGTTGACGTGCCGCTGTGCATCGACTCTTCGGTGCCGGGCGCGCTGGAAGCCGGCCTGGAAATCTGCGAAGGCCGTCCGCTGCTGAACTCGGTCACCGGCGAAGAAGAGCGTCTGGAACAGATCCTGCCGCTGGTCAAAAAGTACAACGTTCCGGTTGTTGCGATTTCCAACGACGACACCGGCATCTCGGAAGACCCCGACGTCCGGTTCGCCGTCGCCAAGAAGATCGTTGAGCGCGCCGCCGATTTTGGCATTCCCGCGCATGACATCGTGGTTGACCCGCTGGTGATGCCGGTCGGCGCCATGGCCACGGCCGGCTTGCAGGTGTTTGCCCTGGTCCGCCGTCTGCGCGAAGAGCTGGGTGTGAACACCACTTGCGGTGCATCCAACATCTCCTTCGGCCTGCCGAACCGCCACGGCATCAACAACGCCTTCCTGCCGATGGCAATGGGCGCTGGCATGACCTCGGCGATTATGAACCCGGTGGCGCTGCCAATTACGCAGAAAAAGATCGCCGAAAAGAAGGCTGAAGTTGAAGCCGCCGGCATCGTCCTGCCCGAAGGCATGGAAGACGAAGCATTTGTTCAGATGTTCGGGCTCGGCTCCACCAAGCCGCGCGCCGGTAAGGAAATGGAGGCCATCCGCGCTGCCAACTTCCTGACCAACAACGACCCGCATGGCGGCGAGTGGATCAAGTTCAACAAAGAGCCTGCCAAAGAAGGCGAAGAAGGCCGTGGCCGTGGCGGCCGGGCTGGCGGCGGCCGCCGCCGCCGCGCCTGAACCGGGCTGTATAATAGCGGAATGGCCGGGCAGGGATGCCCGGCCATTTTTTTATGTACTGAAGTGTCGGGAAACGCTTCGGTTTACATGGCGGCCAACAGGCCAGGCGAGGCCGGAGGTTGGAAATGCCATCAGAGATCTGTTCAGCCATCCCCGTGCCGCTGCCAATCTTGCGCTGACGTATATATTCCAGGCTAGGGCGTCGAATTTTTCTGCCTGACGTTTGACGCGATGCAGCGGGCAGTCCCTTTCATACAAATAGAACAGGGCATATGAGCTTCTGGCGGCGCGCTATGGGGACCCGGTATAGGCATTTTAAAGGGACCCGCCTGGCGTGCGTGCTGCTGGCCCAAGGCGCCGTGAAAACTGAAATCATCCCGCAAATGCGCGTGGGAACTTCCGTAGCCAACTGAATTAAATGACGATTTCGCCTCGG
Coding sequences:
- a CDS encoding methyltetrahydrofolate cobalamin methyltransferase: MTRTVVESKTKTAILGFDEPFCVIGERINPTGRKKLAAELEAGDFSTVEKDAVAQVLAGATVLDINAGVVYNSNPNPNETEPPLMKKIVELVQGLVDVPLCIDSSVPGALEAGLEICEGRPLLNSVTGEEERLEQILPLVKKYNVPVVAISNDDTGISEDPDVRFAVAKKIVERAADFGIPAHDIVVDPLVMPVGAMATAGLQVFALVRRLREELGVNTTCGASNISFGLPNRHGINNAFLPMAMGAGMTSAIMNPVALPITQKKIAEKKAEVEAAGIVLPEGMEDEAFVQMFGLGSTKPRAGKEMEAIRAANFLTNNDPHGGEWIKFNKEPAKEGEEGRGRGGRAGGGRRRRA
- a CDS encoding methylenetetrahydrofolate reductase — its product is MALLNFKKRDSGAGQSVTPEMEAFLKGYSIEVMPRTAAKVDDFRDLLPAGTRVYVAHIEGTPIEDMVDTAKRIAGEGYDVMPHFPARIIKDKATLGDWIARYQGEAGVKQGLILAGGVAKPQGEFDSSMQLLETGLFDEAGFTNLHVAGHPEPNLDIDPKGGRANTYAALDWKQEFSKRTDAEMALATQFCFEAQPVIDWVNELTERGMNLPVHIGIAGPAKLQTMIKFAIACGVGPSLKVLQKRAKDVSKLLLPHEPGEVLADLAAHKAANPDFAIEKVHFFPLGGIKTNATWAINNGGASAKPVNS
- the cls gene encoding cardiolipin synthase → MFWIVLSTVAIAATWAAAGLAALQAARTARTPQGAIGWAVFLLAAPIAALPAYMIFGHHRFKGYWTARRAAEQAVVATRKYTSARSGKSRTLPVNAAPFEAIAGMNICHGNGLELLVDGENTFNSIFEAIDEAQEYILVQYYILRADTVGRKLQAKLIEAAERGVTVWFMTDSIGSRKLTRGFARALETAGVNMIDPAVQRPPWHRLRINFRNHRKTVIVDGRTGFTGGLNAGEEYMGLNPVMGPWRDTHVRLTGPVVQQLQLSFAEDWHWHTQEPILDLLNWKAELSPQDRTGLIVSTGPGDTDGNGSMLFFSVITAAQERVWMASPYLVPDQEVLAALKHAALRGLDVRILLPDSIDHHLPWLAGFAFFDELREAGVHILRYQGGFMHQKCFVIDDRISGAGTANLDYRSFRLNFETMALFFDPRSAREMSEMLARDFQRSIELTQPLDQQAWPIRLLAPVTRLLAPVL
- a CDS encoding Ppx/GppA phosphatase family protein; translation: MAPRRSKGAGAFPKAVETPAPARPDPDALYAALDLGTNSCRMLIAQPKGSGIHVVDSFSKSVQLGAGLERTGRLSRSSMARTIQALRICQQKLKRNKVRRMRLVATEACRRAKNAREFIRQVKRETGLTLEIIQPEEEARLAVISCAPLVSTKTDQLLVVDIGGGSTELVWIDISSVPRRDRPSAIMRLHNGFNSTESPFPTAKVVDWISVPLGVATLRDQFNDVEDDAARFALMSWFFEENLADFAPYKDEQTRAGFQIVGTSGTVTTVAASHLGLKRYDRTKVDGLRMTSDQIDKVIRSYLELGPLGRRRDPRIGEDRQALIMSGSAILQALLRCWPTDRLSVADRGLREGLLYAQMSADGVLEDGPY
- a CDS encoding virulence factor gives rise to the protein MPDVTIVYWRDIPAQVIVGKGRRGAKRQLEERFEQAIDRAAMKVNAKDADAYLAEWRKAAPYTAEGEAAEIAEAEATRLETEYDQDRLKTLIANDGWA
- a CDS encoding RlmE family RNA methyltransferase, which produces MAKTPTGKNTSGRGQRDLKVKVKSARGRKLSSTLWLQRQLNDPYVKRAQAEGYRGRAAYKIMELDDKYRFLVPGARIVDLGCAPGGWAQVAVKRINALGEKQGKAVGRIIGVDLQEVEPLAGAEFHQLDFMDDGADDQVKEWLGGRADVVMSDMAAASSGHKQTDHMRIISLCETAAYFAFDVLEEGGTFVAKVLAGGAEGELQKLLKQKFTKVTNMKPPSSRSDSSEKFVVATGFRG
- a CDS encoding YihY/virulence factor BrkB family protein yields the protein MPILPPFRCWPAALLDAARRFNRKNGWVMSSHIAMSMMLALFPFVLFTVALAGTVAGLLSQEFAMKTMMEQLFSVWPDAVARPILTELEAVLQTSNTQLVTFGGLLALYFASNGVDAVRTAMVQAYHDTDTRPFWRSRALCIGLVILGGAGILAVTVFEVIVPLYVRHIAQLLPFDNVPNGWEKGLRGALALALPTGAVLAFHVLLPGRVHRLRRILPGAILTLLLWLACGSGFAFYVGSFAQYSATYAGLAGAMAAMIFLYLNSAILILGAEFNGALIEIANGMGRS
- a CDS encoding potassium channel family protein — protein: MTLWNQLLLGSINLSVCMILEISVLVFCSAVLNRLSAGFAKPFKPWQVGLMLVVAIFIILGGHTAQIWIWSAAFVLVGALGDWNTSVYFSLTTYTTLGYGDVVLGPALRIFAAFGAVTGLFAFGISTAFLVSAMGRLFSLNGEAHSEKD